The window ATGTTGACACGGGCGCTTCTTTGACGGACTTTACCGATTATATGGAAGTTGTAAAAGCCGCTTACCAGAAAGCGATGAAAGTTTATCAATAAAAAACCCAAAGGAATAAAACAAAAAAGCATTAGCCTTTTTGGTTAATGCTTTTTTTTATTTTTTTATAAGAAAAAACTAGCTTTTTTGATATCAATAAAATTAATAAAAAAGTTAAACCGATTTATATAAATATAGGTTAAATAAAAATAAGAGGTATTTTAAATGACAGTCTTTAATTATATAATCGGGGCGGTATTGACGCTTGCGCCGTTAACAGCGGGGATAATGATAAAATTTTTTCCGCCCAAAAAAATTAATAGATTTTATGGATTAAAAACTAAAACGACAGCCCAAAATCAGCAAACTTGGGACTATGCCCACAAAGTCTGCGCCAATACATTATTGATTTATTCTATCTTTGGCGTTGTTGTTTATATAATCGCGCTTATACTTCACATTGTCATAATCAAACAAAAGTCGTATATAATGTTCCTTTTGGGGTTAATATTAGCGCTTTTGGGGGCGTTAACCGCTTTTTTGATTGCCCAAATAAAAACCAAAAAATTCAGCCGACAGCAAAAAGGACAATAAATTAATTTTAAAAAACCAAAAAAAGCAATGTCTTTTTAAAACATTGCTTTTTTATTTCATTGCTTTTTGGAAATCTGGTATCCTTGCGGGGTATCTACTATTACATAGCCTTTTGAGTTAATTTGGTTTCTAAGCTCGTCCGCCAAGGCGTAATTTTTGGCTTGCTTTGCTCGCAGCCTTCGCTCGGCCAATTCTTGAATATCTTGCGGAATAATATCTTGGGGGGCGTCTTGCGCCTCGTTAACGGACTGTTCAAGCTTTAAGCCAAGCACCCTGTCGGCATACAAAGCGAAGTCATACACGGCTTTGGATTTTGGCTCTTTTAACGCCGTCCACAAAACGCCCAAAGCAAGCGGGATGTTAAGGTCGTCATTTACCGCCTTGTCAAACTTTTGGCAATAGCCTTTTAAGGCGTCTTTATCGGCGCCTTGCGCGTTTTTATGCGTTCTTAGCTGCTCAATTAACCTTTTGCGCGCCGTCTTGGCGGCCTCTAGTCCCCCAAAAGTAAAATTCAGCTTCTTGCGATAATGCGTGTTAAGGCAAAAATACCTAAAGTCCATAGGGTCGTAGCCGCGCTCTTGCAAGTCGCTTATGGTGTATGTGTTGCCCAAGGACTTGGACATCTTGCCGTTGTCCACCGTCATAAACTCGCCGTGCATCCAATATCTGACGGCGGGCTTGCCGGTAAGGGCTTGGCTTTGGGCAATCTCGTTTTCATGGTGTATGGGTATATGGTCCACGCCGCCGCTGTGTATGTCAAACTGGTCGCCCAAAAATTCCCTGCCCAGCGCCGAGCATTCTATATGCCAGCCCGGATAACCCATGCCCCAAGGGCTGGGCCATTGCATTATATGTTCTTTGGACGCTTTTTTCCACAGCGCGAAGTCGTAAGGATTGCGCTTTTCGGGATTGACTTCCACCCGCGCGCCCGCTATTTGTTCGTCCAAATTAATGCCGCTTAGCTTGCCGTAATCTTCAAACTTTGAAATATCAAAATAAATCCCGTCCGAAATCTCATAGCCGTAGCCTTTTTCAACAAGGTGTTGGACAAAGTCAATCATTTGATTGATATAATCGGTGGCTTTGGGCGTG is drawn from Clostridiales bacterium and contains these coding sequences:
- a CDS encoding cysteine--tRNA ligase is translated as GHLESDSDTGEDKIQSEAKRQNRSPNEIAEYYTKVFFKDLEKLNIERPEYTPKATDYINQMIDFVQHLVEKGYGYEISDGIYFDISKFEDYGKLSGINLDEQIAGARVEVNPEKRNPYDFALWKKASKEHIMQWPSPWGMGYPGWHIECSALGREFLGDQFDIHSGGVDHIPIHHENEIAQSQALTGKPAVRYWMHGEFMTVDNGKMSKSLGNTYTISDLQERGYDPMDFRYFCLNTHYRKKLNFTFGGLEAAKTARKRLIEQLRTHKNAQGADKDALKGYCQKFDKAVNDDLNIPLALGVLWTALKEPKSKAVYDFALYADRVLGLKLEQSVNEAQDAPQDIIPQDIQELAERRLRAKQAKNYALADELRNQINSKGYVIVDTPQGYQISKKQ
- a CDS encoding SdpI family protein, producing the protein MTVFNYIIGAVLTLAPLTAGIMIKFFPPKKINRFYGLKTKTTAQNQQTWDYAHKVCANTLLIYSIFGVVVYIIALILHIVIIKQKSYIMFLLGLILALLGALTAFLIAQIKTKKFSRQQKGQ